Proteins from a single region of Choristoneura fumiferana chromosome 27, NRCan_CFum_1, whole genome shotgun sequence:
- the LOC141443592 gene encoding uncharacterized protein, whose protein sequence is MEFYHFVGWVLLICFDIRFGVSALQPAPSTPGELLEHTTSYPDQLRLPSSSSSAGPLENVSLRNISVLNSGQPITSISSLASEKSLDSATFLSSTRSPAYVTSLDSMQPLPNVLSLDSTQLPLANLLSLDSKQPLVNVSLLGSTQPPAHLSSLDSTQPPANVSSLPSAKPPPTVTSLESTQLLANTSLSDSTQQIVSVSSLDSTQPLANVSSLDSTQPPANVSSLPSAITSYTVTLLESTQPLVNASLLDSTQPLLNVSSLDSIQPPANVSLSDSIQPPANVPSLPSTKPLAIVTSLNSTQPLANVSSVNSTQPLVNVSSLDPTQPLANVSSLNSTQPLTNVSLLNSTQPLANVSSMNSTQPLANVSSLNSTQPLVNVSSLDSTQPPADVLLLVSTQPLANVSSLISAQPLSNVSSPNSMQPRANVSFLSSAKPLATRTLVESTMPLANVSSLNSTQSLVNVSLPNSTQPLADVSFPAFEQPLISRSSLAYDQPLVNVSSLDSTLPLTNASSSDSTQPLVNESSTNSRKPRAKASSLNSTKALRNVPLLPSAKPPATVSSLDTQVITDWSSLSSSQPLADASSLDSTQLQGNSSSLSSTQSLSNASLLDSTQQLGNSSLLADVSSLVSEQPSGNVPSLNSTQQLADSSSLDSTQLLVNSSSLSSTQLLSNVSSLASEQPLSDASPLDSTQPLTNASSLSSMLSLSNVSLLASEQPLAGASSLDSNQLLHNSSSLSFTQLISNVSLVDTTQQLPNVSTPMSTQPLAPESQLASEEPFANVSSLEQTFANISSVASEEPLVNVSSLEQSLADFSSHASDRILFNVSLLSSEESVSNASLLEQTFNNVPLVTSEGSLANVSSPASEDSLVNVSLLEQPLDNVSLLTNVSSLASEVPLANVSSVTQPVDNVSLTSEELSDVLSLEQPVGNISSLDTKEPLTYSSTLMSEGALANALSSFEEPVINNSSLTNIPLVATKLLANDSSPKSEEPSVNVSSLVSKRPKTNLSLSSGGLLGNFSSLEQPLGPFSEGLRANVSSLALEVQLVNVSSLEQSLGNTSSLATEELLINISPPASEGALANGLSLLSQEPLVNSSSLAYISSSLVTEQPLDNVKVQNSEILQASDSSVDSDFPLTSYSLPAPEEPLVNASSLKQTLGDVSSLPSEVPLVNVSPIDPEELLENGSSHEQYVGQFRSLASERPQTDILTKAFEESHLNGSSLASKLLLANDTSPAYEEPLANISALHQYLQSKLPEVSNTTEQSANGSLNSNTPPESPVFALSQNESLSASVNSDESSVQNSSQFNSSSSVPKSPLLDLSQADLSPDPNSPLYVETKSSSVPELSLFALSSAPKSPVFELSQAPETSLFALSQKSESPVSALSEAKASSAPSSPVFDLSQRPHTSAFALSQESESLVPAVSQAKASSAPASPVFDLPLAPDTSAFALSQESESPVSVISQAKASSAPSSPVFDLSQRPHTSAFALSQESESLVPAVSQAKASSAPASPVFDLPLAPDTSAFALSQESESPVSVISQAKASSAPASPAFDLSQAPDTSAFALSQALESKMPPEKPELPRASESRIFTLPLATGTSLGPESPIFTLSQDESPSAFEPPSIPYPESSSSLDPGPSVFESSLASSPSYLSSVPEPTEVSYPEASLVTNQSSKVAPPAPIKSPVRNSSASNPPSAAESQSLESPSAFRILRGTSLPDVTSQTPELSALLSSLFSIQSSEEKPLESSLSVKQSLKLPTFGFRPLINRVLNGLPHKLLPAHVLSPLPTSSSSISSSSLSSEDSDSLPMPLSYSENMLKDGRLSQLLKDLVSYVPDLLH, encoded by the exons ATGGAATTTTACCATTTCGTTGGATGGGTGTTATTGATATGCTTCGATATAAGATTTGGAG TGTCAGCGCTTCAACCAGCTCCGTCAACTCCAGGAGAGCTATTGGAACATACTACATCATATCCTGATCAACTACGACTTCCTTCCTCATCGAGTTCCGCAGGACCCTTGGAAAATGTTTCATTACGAAATATTTCAGTGCTGAATTCTGGACAACCAATAACTAGTATTTCATCACTAGCCTCTGAAAAATCACTAGATAGTGCAACATTTCTAAGCTCTACACGATCGCCAGCTTATGTGACATCACTGGACTCTATGCAACCATTACCTAATGTGTTGTCACTGGATTCTACACAACTACCATTAGCTAATCTGTTATCACTGGACTCTAAACAACCACTAGTCAATGTATCATTACTGGGGTCTACCCAACCACCAGCTCATTTGTCATCACTGGATTCTACACAACCACCAGCAAATGTGTCATCGTTACCATCTGCAAAACCCCCTCCTACTGTTACATCACTGGAGTCTACACAGCTATTAGCTAATACGTCTTTATCCGACTCCACGCAACAAATAGTTAGTGTGTCATCACTGGACTCTACGCAACCACTAGCTAATGTGTCATCACTGGACTCTACACAACCACCAGCTAATGTGTCATCCTTACCCTCTGCAATAACCTCGTATACTGTTACATTACTGGAGTCTACACAGCCACTAGTCAATGCGTCATTACTGGACTCCACGCAACCACTACTTAATGTGTCATCATTGGACTCTATACAACCACCAGCTAATGTGTCATTATCGGACTCTATACAACCACCAGCTAATGTGCCATCTTTACCCTCTACAAAACCACTGGCCATAGTTACATCACTGAATTCTACGCAGCCGCTAGCTAATGTATCATCAGTGAACTCTACGCAACCACTAGTTAATGTATCATCACTGGACCCTACACAACCACTAGCTAATGTATCATCACTGAACTCTACACAACCACTAACTAATGTATCATTACTAAACTCTACACAACCACTAGCTAATGTATCATCAATGAACTCTACACAACCGCTGGCTAATGTATCATCACTGAACTCTACACAACCACTAGTTAACGTATCATCACTAGACTCTACACAACCACCAGCTGATGTATTATTACTGGTCTCCACACAACCACTAGCTAATGTGTCATCCTTAATCTCTGCACAACCACTAAGTAATGTGTCATCACCGAACTCTATGCAACCACGAGCTAATGTGTCATTCTTATCCTCTGCAAAACCACTAGCTACTAGGACATTAGTGGAGTCTACAATGCCACTAGCTAATGTGTCATCACTGAACTCTACGCAATCACTAGTTAATGTGTCATTACCGAACTCTACACAACCGCTAGCCGATGTGTCATTTCCAGCTTTTGAGCAACCATTAATTAGTAGGTCATCCCTAGCCTACGACCAACCATTAGTTAATGTGTCATCATTAGATTCTACACTACCACTAACTAATGCGTCATCTTCGGATTCTACACAACCCTTAGTTAATGAGTCATCAACAAACTCTAGGAAACCACGAGCTAAAGCGTCATCACTAAACTCTACAAAAGCTCTACGTAATGTGCCATTGCTGCCCTCTGCAAAACCACCGGCTACTGTCTCATCATTGGATACACAAGTAATAACTGATTGGTCATCACTGAGTTCTTCACAACCATTAGCTGATGCATCATCACTGGACTCTACACAACTACAAGGTAATTCGTCATCACTGAGCTCTACACAATCACTATCAAATGCGTCATTACTGGACTCTACACAACAACTAGGTAATTCGTCATTACTTGCTGATGTGTCATCCCTAGTCTCTGAACAACCATCAGGTAATGTGCCATCACTAAACTCTACACAGCAATTAGCTGATTCATCGTCACTGGACTCTACACAACTACTAGTTAATTCGTCATCACTAAGCTCTACGCAATTACTATCTAATGTGTCATCACTTGCCTCTGAACAACCACTATCTGATGCATCACCACTAGACTCTACACAACCATTAACTAATGCATCATCACTGAGCTCTATGTTATCACTATCTAATGTATCATTACTAGCCTCTGAACAACCACTAGCTGGTGCATCATCGCTGGACTCTAACCAACTATTACATAATTCATCATCGTTGAGTTTTACGCAACTAATATCAAATGTCTCGTTAGTAGATACTACACAACAATTACCAAATGTATCAACACCGATGTCTACACAACCACTCGCTCCTGAAAGCCAACTAGCTTCTGAAGAACCATTTGCAAACGTTTCATCGCTTGAACAAACTTTTGCTAATATTTCATCAGTAGCGTCTGAAGAACCACTTGTAAATGTTTCATCACTTGAACAATCTTTAGCAGATTTTTCATCGCACGCCTCTGACAGAATATTATTTAACGTTTCATTATTATCGTCTGAAGAATCAGTATCAAATGCTTCATTACTTGAACAAACTTTTAATAATGTCCCACTAGTAACCTCCGAAGGCTCATTAGCTAATGTTTCATCACCAGCTTCCGAAGACTCTCTGGTTAATGTGTCATTACTTGAACAACCTCTAGATAATGTTTCATTACTAACTAATGTGTCTTCATTAGCTTCTGAAGTACCATTAGCAAATGTTTCATCAGTTACACAACCTGTAGACAATGTTTCATTAACGTCTGAAGAACTATCGGATGTTTTATCGCTTGAACAACCTGTAGGTAATATTTCATCGCTGGATACAAAAGAACCATTAACTTATAGTTCAACACTAATGTCTGAAGGAGCATTAGCAAATGCTTTGTCTTCTTTCGAAGAACCAGTAATAAATAATTCGTCACTCACAAATATTCCATTAGTAGCTACTAAACTACTAGCAAATGATTCGTCACCAAAATCTGAAGAACCATCAGTAAATGTTTCATCACTAGTTTCTAAACGACCAAAAACTAATCTTTCATTATCCTCTGGAGGACTACTAGGAAATTTTTCATCACTTGAACAACCTTTAGGTCCTTTCTCTGAAGGACTGCGAGCTAATGTTTCTtcactggcacttgaagtacaACTAGTAAATGTTTCGTCACTTGAACAATCTTTAGGTAATACTTCATCTTTGGCTACCGAAGAACTACTAATTAATATATCGCCACCAGCTTCTGAAGGAGCACTCGCAAATGGCTTATCACTACTTTCCCAAGAACCCCTAGTAAATAGTTCATCACTTGCTTATATTTCATCATCACTAGTCACTGAACAACCGCTAGATAATGTAAAGGTACAAAATTCTGAAATACTACAAGCAAGTGATTCATCAGTAGATTCTGACTTTCCACTAACAAGTTATTCGTTACCAGCCCCTGAAGAACCATTAGTTAACGCTTCATCACTTAAACAAACTTTAGGTGATGTTTCATCTCTACCCTCAGAGGTACCACTAGTTAATGTTTCACCAATAGATCCTGAAGAACTCCTAGAAAATGGTTCATCACATGAACAATATGTAGGACAATTTCGATCGCTAGCTTCAGAAAGACCACAAACTGATATTTTAACAAAGGCTTTTGAAGAATCACATTTAAATGGTTCATCACTAGCCTCTAAATTATTACTAGCAAATGATACTTCACCAGCTTACGAAGAACCATTAGCAAATATTTCAGCATTACATCAATATTTACAATCTAAATTACCAGAAGTTTCTAACACCACAGAACAGTCAGCTAATGGATCATTAAACTCTAATACACCACCGGAGTCCCCAGTCTTTGCCTTATCACAAAATGAGTCATTATCAGCATCTGTTAATTCAGATGAATCGTCAGTACAAAATTCGTCGCAGTTCAATAGTTCATCATCGGTTCCTAAATCTCCATTGCTTGATTTATCACAAGCTGACTTGTCACCTGACCCTAATTCACCATTATATGTTGAAACTAAATCATCATCAGTGCCAGAATTATCATTATTCGCCTTATCATCAGCACCTAAATCACCAGTATTTGAATTGTCACAAGCACCTGAAACGTCACTATTTGCGTTATCACAAAAATCTGAATCACCAGTATCTGCTTTATCAGAAGCTAAAGCATCATCGGCCCCCTCATCACCAGTATTTGATTTGTCACAAAGACCTCATACATCAGCATTTGCTTTATCACAAGAATCTGAATCACTAGTGCCTGCTGTATCACAAGCTAAAGCATCATCGGCCCCCGCATCACCAGTATTTGATTTGCCACTAGCACCTGATACATCAGCATTTGCTTTATCACAAGAATCTGAATCACCAGTGTCTGTTATATCACAAGCTAAAGCATCATCGGCCCCCTCATCACCAGTATTTGATTTGTCACAAAGACCTCATACATCAGCATTTGCTTTATCACAAGAATCTGAATCACTAGTGCCTGCTGTATCACAAGCTAAAGCATCATCGGCCCCCGCATCACCAGTATTTGATTTGCCACTAGCACCTGATACATCAGCATTTGCTTTATCACAAGAATCTGAATCACCAGTGTCTGTTATATCACAAGCTAAAGCATCATCGGCCCCCGCATCACCAGCATTTGATTTGTCACAAGCACCTGATACATCAGCATTTGCTTTATCACAAGCACTTGAATCGAAAATGCCCCCTGAAAAACCTGAGTTACCACGGGCATCTGAATCACGTATTTTTACTTTGCCACTAGCAACTGGAACATCATTGGGTCCTGAATCACCAATATTTACTTTGTCACAGGACGAATCGCCATCAGCATTTGAACCACCTTCAATTCCTTATCCAGAATCATCTTCATCACTAGACCCAGGACCATCAGTATTTGAATCGTCACTGGCTTCGTCACCATCTTATTTATCATCAGTACCCGAACCAACAGAAGTTTCATATCCAGAAGCTTCTTTAGTAACTAATCAATCATCAAAAGTGGCACCACCAGCTCCTATAAAATCCCCAGTACGTAATTCGTCCGCCTCTAATCCACCGTCCGCAGCGGAGTCACAATCTCTTGAATCACCTTCAGCTTTTAGAATATTACGTGGAACTTCATTGCCAGACGTTACTTCACAAACCCCAGAATTATCGGCACTTCTTTCATCATTATTTTCTATACAATCATCAGAAGAAAAACCACTTGAATCATCATTGTCTGTTAAACAATCACTTAAGCTTCCAACATTTGGTTTTAGGCCATTGATCAATAGAGTTTTAAATGGATTACCACATAAATTACTACCTGCACATGTTTTATCACCACTACCAACGTCTTCATCatctatttcatcatcatcgttatcGTCTGAGGACTCTGATTCATTGCCTATGCCTCTATCTTATTCAGAAAATATGTTAAAAGATGGCAGATTATCTCAGTTGTTAAAGGATTTGGTATCTTATGTACCAGATTTAttgcattaa